In Nostoc sp. CENA543, a single genomic region encodes these proteins:
- a CDS encoding restriction endonuclease subunit R has translation MTILNARNLSLEEVQRLFGFQEQYNDAFSNLLSLKPITEAEQQELFQIRDDFRRYLISGKLSEGQVKLLVVAPLLRLAGFYQYPIEIRLEENIADIEVEDEDITIKGRFDILAINKVKHTKPQAYFWVLIVESKNSQIDVSTGLSQLLTYAYRGLDNQQSVWGLITNGRLYQFVYIQQGNPPIYQMMPLLNLMESPRAVELLQVFKAICQLEV, from the coding sequence ATGACGATTCTGAATGCTCGTAATTTATCCCTAGAAGAAGTTCAGCGTCTATTTGGATTTCAAGAACAATATAATGATGCGTTTTCTAACTTACTATCTTTAAAGCCTATCACAGAAGCAGAACAGCAAGAACTTTTTCAAATTAGAGATGACTTTCGACGCTATCTAATATCAGGAAAATTGTCTGAAGGACAAGTCAAATTGCTTGTAGTTGCTCCATTACTCAGGTTAGCTGGCTTTTATCAATATCCTATTGAGATTCGTTTAGAAGAAAATATTGCTGATATTGAAGTAGAAGACGAAGATATCACAATTAAAGGCAGATTTGATATTTTAGCTATTAACAAAGTTAAACACACAAAACCTCAAGCATATTTTTGGGTATTAATTGTTGAATCAAAAAATAGTCAAATTGATGTATCAACAGGTTTATCGCAATTATTAACCTATGCTTATAGAGGTCTAGATAATCAACAATCAGTTTGGGGATTAATAACTAACGGTAGACTTTATCAGTTTGTTTATATTCAACAAGGTAATCCGCCTATTTATCAAATGATGCCATTATTAAATTTAATGGAATCACCCCGTGCAGTTGAGTTGCTGCAAGTTTTTAAAGCAATTTGTCAACTGGAAGTATAA
- a CDS encoding GUN4 domain-containing protein produces MTEVSLKLFFSYSHKDESLRDELADHLATLKREGVISRWHDRKILPGQERDHQINDNLNTADIILLLVSSNFLASDYCWDVEVKRAIERHNAGEACVIPVILRPVDWKGTPFAKLQALPKNAEPIVSRNWHTTDEAFMDVAKGIRAAVEKLKQEREERQQKLQRQREQEAERLRQQETARLQKQHEQEKVERLQREQEAERLRQQREAEQQEAYANNLRLYEQEFSKAVYLSNPISEYVRNGLKQFQQSLNLRDEDVRRVEKTILAPLEEVERIRKQQEAEKLQRGQEEAERIRKQQEAERLKRQQEEAERRLQETDDLSSDKGVDYRRLRDLLKAGDWKKADRETLQVMLKVAGREKEGWLDIDSITKFPCTDLRTIDQLWAKYSNGRFGFSVQKRIWDSVGGHLQTDYETWCKFGDHVGWYKKEFMIFGDSILKSYDDLTFNVKAPEGHLPARCGMEGVWQFGWRFWVSLLSRRDL; encoded by the coding sequence ATGACAGAAGTATCTTTAAAGCTTTTCTTTTCTTACTCACACAAAGATGAATCTCTACGGGATGAATTAGCCGACCACCTTGCTACATTGAAAAGAGAGGGTGTAATATCAAGGTGGCATGACCGCAAGATACTACCTGGACAAGAGCGGGATCACCAGATTAACGATAATTTAAATACAGCTGATATCATTCTGTTGCTAGTCAGTTCAAACTTTCTGGCTTCCGATTATTGTTGGGATGTGGAAGTTAAAAGGGCAATAGAACGCCATAATGCAGGAGAAGCTTGTGTAATTCCGGTGATTTTACGTCCTGTTGACTGGAAAGGCACGCCATTTGCTAAACTGCAAGCTTTACCAAAGAATGCTGAACCCATTGTATCCAGAAATTGGCATACTACAGATGAAGCTTTTATGGATGTAGCAAAAGGTATTCGTGCGGCTGTTGAAAAACTCAAACAGGAAAGAGAAGAACGCCAACAAAAATTGCAACGCCAACGAGAACAAGAAGCTGAAAGACTGCGACAGCAGGAAACCGCAAGGTTACAAAAACAACACGAACAAGAAAAAGTTGAAAGACTGCAACGAGAACAAGAAGCCGAGAGACTAAGACAGCAAAGGGAAGCAGAACAACAAGAGGCTTACGCAAATAATTTAAGACTTTACGAGCAGGAATTTTCTAAAGCAGTTTATTTGAGTAACCCAATCAGTGAATATGTTCGCAATGGGCTAAAACAATTTCAGCAGTCTTTAAATCTCAGAGATGAAGATGTAAGACGAGTTGAAAAAACAATTTTAGCTCCACTAGAAGAAGTTGAGAGAATAAGGAAACAACAAGAAGCAGAAAAGCTGCAACGCGGACAAGAAGAAGCAGAGAGAATAAGGAAACAACAGGAAGCTGAGAGGCTAAAACGGCAACAAGAAGAAGCTGAAAGGCGGTTACAGGAAACTGATGATCTGAGTTCTGATAAAGGTGTAGACTATAGACGGTTGCGTGATTTACTTAAAGCTGGAGACTGGAAAAAAGCAGATCGAGAAACTCTGCAAGTGATGCTAAAAGTTGCAGGTAGAGAAAAAGAAGGCTGGCTTGATATCGATTCAATTACAAAATTTCCCTGCACTGACTTACGCACTATTGACCAACTGTGGGCAAAATACAGCAATGGACGCTTTGGATTTAGTGTACAAAAACGTATCTGGGACAGTGTTGGAGGCCATCTTCAAACTGATTATGAGACTTGGTGCAAGTTCGGCGATCACGTGGGCTGGTATAAGAAGGAGTTTATGATTTTTGGGGATTCTATTTTGAAAAGTTATGATGATCTGACATTCAATGTCAAAGCTCCCGAAGGGCATCTACCCGCCAGGTGTGGGATGGAGGGGGTTTGGCAATTTGGGTGGCGTTTTTGGGTCTCTCTTCTCTCGCGTCGAGACTTGTAA
- a CDS encoding SDR family oxidoreductase, which translates to MTLTNQIVLITGASSGIGAACARVFAAAGSRLILAARRLDKLRQLGEGLNLAPERVHFIQLDVRDRLAVESAISTLPPAWSDIDILVNNAGLSRGLDKLHEGDFQDWEEMIDTNIKGLLYLTRYVVPGMVTRDRGHVINIGSIAGHQTYPGGNVYCSTKAAVKAISEGLKQDLLGTRIRVTSVDPGMVETDFSNVRFHGDEERANKVYQGVTPLTADDVADVVFFCATRSPHVNINEVIMMPVDQASATLVHRRT; encoded by the coding sequence ATGACTCTCACCAATCAAATTGTTTTAATTACTGGCGCAAGTAGTGGTATCGGTGCGGCTTGCGCTAGGGTTTTTGCGGCGGCGGGTTCAAGGTTGATTTTGGCGGCGCGGCGGTTGGATAAGTTACGGCAGCTTGGGGAGGGGTTAAATCTTGCGCCTGAGCGAGTTCACTTTATACAACTGGATGTGCGCGATCGCTTGGCTGTAGAATCGGCTATATCAACCTTACCGCCAGCATGGTCAGATATTGATATCCTGGTTAATAATGCGGGTTTAAGTCGCGGTTTGGATAAGCTGCATGAGGGCGATTTCCAAGACTGGGAAGAAATGATTGATACCAATATTAAGGGTTTATTGTACCTTACTCGTTATGTTGTACCAGGAATGGTGACGCGCGATCGCGGTCATGTGATTAATATTGGTTCTATTGCTGGACATCAGACTTATCCTGGTGGTAATGTCTACTGTTCTACTAAGGCGGCGGTGAAGGCGATTTCTGAAGGTTTAAAACAAGACCTTTTAGGGACGCGTATTCGTGTGACTTCTGTTGATCCTGGGATGGTGGAAACAGATTTTAGTAATGTGCGGTTTCACGGGGATGAGGAACGCGCTAATAAGGTTTACCAAGGCGTAACACCACTCACAGCCGATGATGTGGCGGATGTGGTCTTTTTTTGTGCGACGCGATCGCCTCATGTCAATATTAATGAAGTGATTATGATGCCCGTAGACCAAGCTAGTGCTACTTTAGTTCACCGTAGAACATAA
- the murG gene encoding undecaprenyldiphospho-muramoylpentapeptide beta-N-acetylglucosaminyltransferase codes for MTNAPIKLLIAASGTGGHLFPAIALADKLPEYEIEWLGVPNRLETQLVPQKYLLHTIAVEGFQQGLSIASLLTLGKLISAIFQVRRLLKQGRFQGVFTTGGYIAGPAVIAARSLGLPVVFHESNALPGKVTRFFGPWCSVVALGFDVATKYLPRAKNVTVGTPVRSQFLDTSSVQLDLAIPENVPVIVVFGGSQGAVAVNKLVRESAPAWFNAGAYVVHLTGDRDPDVGTLKHPQYIELPFYDNMAALLQRASLAISRSGAGSLTELAVCGTPAILIPYPFAAEDHQSCNSAVFTQAGAALNFQQSELTAELLQTQVLNLLQSPDELRKMAENAKAIAVPDSADKLASLVREVVES; via the coding sequence ATGACAAACGCACCCATAAAATTACTAATAGCTGCCAGTGGGACTGGTGGACACTTGTTTCCGGCGATCGCATTGGCTGATAAATTACCAGAATATGAGATTGAATGGCTAGGTGTCCCCAACCGGTTAGAAACCCAGCTTGTCCCGCAAAAGTATCTTTTGCATACTATTGCAGTTGAAGGGTTTCAGCAAGGGTTAAGCATTGCTTCTTTACTCACCTTGGGTAAACTGATTAGTGCAATTTTCCAAGTCAGGCGACTCCTCAAACAAGGGAGATTTCAAGGAGTTTTTACCACTGGCGGATACATTGCTGGGCCAGCAGTAATTGCGGCGCGTTCTTTGGGTTTACCTGTAGTTTTTCATGAATCTAACGCTTTACCCGGTAAGGTAACACGGTTTTTCGGCCCTTGGTGTAGTGTGGTAGCTTTAGGATTTGACGTAGCTACTAAGTATTTACCCCGTGCCAAAAATGTCACTGTTGGTACTCCCGTTCGTTCCCAATTCCTCGATACTAGCAGTGTCCAACTAGATTTAGCTATCCCTGAAAATGTTCCTGTAATCGTCGTTTTTGGTGGTAGCCAAGGTGCAGTCGCAGTCAATAAACTAGTGCGCGAATCTGCGCCAGCCTGGTTTAATGCTGGTGCGTATGTCGTACATTTAACAGGCGATCGCGATCCCGATGTGGGAACATTAAAACATCCCCAGTATATAGAATTACCTTTTTATGACAACATGGCAGCACTATTGCAACGTGCAAGTTTAGCCATTAGCCGTTCCGGTGCGGGTAGTTTAACAGAATTAGCTGTATGTGGAACACCAGCGATATTAATACCCTATCCCTTTGCCGCCGAAGACCATCAATCATGTAATTCCGCAGTATTTACTCAAGCTGGTGCAGCCTTAAATTTTCAACAATCAGAGTTAACAGCAGAACTATTGCAAACTCAAGTTTTAAATTTATTGCAATCACCAGACGAGTTAAGGAAAATGGCAGAGAATGCGAAAGCGATCGCAGTTCCTGATAGTGCAGATAAACTAGCTTCCTTAGTGCGTGAAGTAGTAGAAAGCTAA
- a CDS encoding DUF4351 domain-containing protein, which produces MTRFIHDQFSKDYLEELLKPFGKVQAPSRVAAEVREIDVLFSPFTTQTANIETLGLLGKMATTAAIFEPFRNPATKEEITDCLLKLLEVRNAIQREANRNKTSIPTAEIPQLWVLTPTASEAIISGFGATFKSDWVEGVYFLPEYLRTAIVVIHQLPSTQETLWLRILGRGRVQQQAVDELTALPANHPFVEVTLELLYSLQQNLRINQNIEIDDRELVMRLAPLYQEDRARAIQEGEQKGEQKVILRQLNRRFGDIDLSLIEQIKGLSTEKLEALAEQLLDFNEVADLATWLQQQQESQNQ; this is translated from the coding sequence ATGACGCGATTTATTCATGATCAATTTTCCAAAGATTATTTAGAAGAATTACTAAAACCATTCGGAAAAGTTCAAGCACCAAGTCGAGTAGCAGCAGAAGTCAGAGAAATAGATGTATTATTTTCTCCCTTCACTACACAAACAGCCAACATAGAAACATTAGGATTATTAGGAAAAATGGCAACCACCGCCGCCATTTTTGAACCATTTCGTAACCCAGCAACCAAAGAAGAAATCACAGATTGTCTATTGAAGCTATTAGAAGTCAGAAACGCCATTCAAAGAGAAGCCAACCGCAATAAAACCTCAATCCCAACCGCAGAAATTCCCCAATTATGGGTTCTGACTCCCACCGCATCAGAGGCGATAATTTCCGGCTTTGGTGCAACCTTTAAATCAGACTGGGTAGAGGGAGTTTACTTTTTACCTGAATATTTGCGGACAGCTATAGTGGTCATTCATCAGCTACCATCCACTCAAGAAACACTATGGCTGAGAATACTAGGGCGTGGTAGAGTACAGCAACAAGCGGTTGATGAATTGACAGCACTTCCAGCCAATCACCCCTTTGTGGAAGTGACGTTAGAATTACTCTATAGCCTGCAACAAAATTTGCGAATCAATCAGAATATAGAAATAGATGATCGGGAGTTAGTGATGAGATTAGCACCACTGTATCAAGAAGATAGGGCGCGAGCTATCCAGGAAGGAGAACAAAAAGGAGAACAAAAGGTAATTCTGCGCCAGTTAAATCGTCGGTTTGGAGACATTGACTTGTCTTTAATTGAGCAAATTAAAGGATTATCTACTGAAAAATTAGAAGCTTTGGCAGAACAATTGTTAGATTTTAATGAGGTTGCAGATTTAGCGACTTGGTTACAGCAACAACAGGAAAGTCAAAATCAGTAA